A stretch of DNA from Leptospirillum ferriphilum:
TCTCGTGGGATTTGTCGACCGTCAGGATGACATCTACAACGCCGCGGCTGTTCTCCATGGGGGCAAGCTTCACGGGATTTACCGAAAACAATACCTGCCCAATTACGGGGTCTTCGATGAAAACCGGTATTTTCAGGAAGGGGTGGAGTCTCCCGTCCTCGAATACCGGTCCGCCCGACTGGGAATCAACATCTGCGAGGACATCTGGTATCCGAAAGGTCCTCTGTATACCCAGACACTGATGGGCGACGCCGAGTGTATCCTGAATCTTTCGGCCTCGCCGTTCCACGCCGGCAAGCGGGAAGTCCGGGAGAACATGCTTTGCACCCGGGCGGTGGACAGCGCCTGCTACATCGCCTACGTCAATATGGTGGGAGGACAGGACGAACTCGTCTTTGATGGACAGAGCCTTGTCATCAGCCCCGACGGAGAGATCGAAAGCCGGGGGAAAGCCTTTCAGGAAGATCTGCTGATCACCGAAATCGATCTGGACCATGTGTTTCGGGTCCGCCTGCACGATCCCCGCCGTCGGAAAGACCGCTTGAGCCAGTCGCTGGACCGGCCGCAGTGGAATCAGGACGATGTGCTCGTTCGCTGGAAGATCGAGGAACCGGGCCGGCGCCAGGCCTCTGGCGGGACACTTCAGGAGAAGAAGGTTCTCGTGAAAAGTCCGTACACACAGCCCCTGGACCGTCTTGCCGAGATCTACGAAGCCCTGGTGACCGGCGTCCGGGACTATGTCCGGAAGAACAGTTTCCGGGAAGTTCTGGTCGGCCTTTCCGGCGGAATCGACTCGGCACTCGTTGCGGCGATTGCCACGGATGCCCTGGGCCCGGAGCATGTCCACGGACTGTTCATGCCGTCCATGTTTACCTCCCAGGAAAGCTACGAAGACGTCCTCAAACTCTCCGGAACCCTGAAGGTGCAGGTGGAAACCATTCCGATCGCCGCGGCGTTCGAACAGTTTCTCCAGATTCTCTCGCCGCACTTCCAGGATCGTCCCCGGGACACCGCCGAAGAGAATCTCCAGTCCCGGATCCGGGGACTTCTGCTGATGGCGCTGTCCAACAAGTTCCACTGGCTGGTGCTGACGACCGGCAACAAGAGCGAGATGAGCGTCGGGTACCAGACCCTTTACGGGGACATGGCCGGCGGATTTTCCGTCCTCAAGGACGTTCCCAAGACTCTCGTCTATGACCTGGCCGATTTTCTGAACACGCGGAGAGCCGATATCATCCCGCACCGCATCATTGAAAAAGCTCCCACAGCCGAACTGCGTCCCAACCAGAAGGATCTGGATTCCCTGCCTCCCTATGAGATTCTCGATCCCATCATGGAGGCCTATGTCGAAGATGACCAGGGATTCGAGGAAATTATCGGGAAAGGGTTCGATCCGGCCACCGTGGCCCGGGTACTCTCCCTGATTGACAAGAGCGAATACAAGAGACGCCAGTCTCCGCCCGGGATCAAACTGACCCTTCGGGCTTTCGGAAAGGACTGGCGCGTTCCGATCACGAACCGTTTCAAGGAAATCTGACTTTTTGACCGGCCCGCTTTCCCGGAGACCGGGAGCGACAAGGAGCGTCCATTGCCAACGATCAGTATAGAAGAAGCCATCGACCGCATCCGCAATGGCCGGATGATCATTCTGACGGATGACGAAGACCGCGAAAACGAAGGGGATTTTGTCATTGCGGGACAATTTGCGACCCCTGAAGCGATCAATTTCATGGCCAAGCACGGCAGGGGACTGATTTGTGTGACCATGAGCGCGGAAAAAGCCGACTCTCTCCGGCTTGAACCGATGACCCCTGTCAACGAAGCCTCCTTCGGAACGGACTTTACGATTTCCGTGGATGCCAGAGACGGGATATCGACAGGAATCTCCGCGTTCGACCGGGCCCATACCATCCAGACAATCGTCCGTCCGGACGCCAAGCCTTCGGACCTCGTCCGTCCTGGGCATATCTTTCCGATCCGTGCCAAGGAGGGCGGCGTCCTGAAGAGGGCCGGGCAGACGGAAGGATCGGTGGATCTTGCCATCCTCGCCGGGATCATTCCGATCGGGGTCATCTGCGAAATCCTGAACGAAGACGGCTCCATGGCCCGGTTTCCGGATCTGGAGAAGGTCTCCCGGGAGCATGATATTCCGATTGCCACGATCCGGGACCTGATTGCCTACCGGATGAAGGAGGAAAAGCTCGTGGTCCAGGTGGCGGAGGCCGAGCTTCCGACAGAGTTCGGCGAATTCCGGGCCATTGTCTTTGAAGACAAAGTCGAACAGGGCCCCCACATCGCCCTGGTGAAGGGAACGATCGATCCCCAGAAGCCCGTCCTCGTCCGGGTGCATTCCAGCTGCCTGACCGGGGATGTTTTCCACTCCCACCGCTGCGACTGCGGTCCCCAGCTCCGGGAGGCCATGCGCATGATCGAAAAGGAGGGAACCGGCGTCATTCTTTACATGAACCAGGAAGGCCGCGGCATCGGACTGGCCAACAAGATCAAGGCCTACAAGCTTCAGGATCAGGGGTACGATACGGTCGAGGCCAACATCAAGCTGGGATTCAAGGACGATTTGCGCGATTACGGGATCGGCGCCCAGATTCTCTGCCAGCTGGGGGCCCGGAAACTTCGTCTCATGACGAACAATCCCCGTAAAATTGTCGGTTTGACCGGTTACGGCCTTGAAATGGTGGACCGCGTGCCGGTGGAGATTACGCCGGAAGACCGGAACCGCCGCTACCTGAAAACCAAAAAAGACAAGCTGGGTCATCTGCTCAGCAAAATCTGACATCGAGCTTAAGGAGAGCCGTGGAGATCCAAACCATCCCGTTACCCACACCCCCTCTGGTCTGGCGCGTTCTGGTCATCCAGAGCGAATTCAACAGCCTTGTGACCGACCGACTGTTGTCCGGATGTCTCGATGCCTTCCGGGATTCTCCGCTTCTTCCCGAAAAAGTCGATGTCCTGCGGGTTCCCGGTGCCATGGAGATTCCCTCGACTCTCTCGCTCTTTCTTCCCGGAGACGAATACGATGCGGCCGTGGTGCTCGGTTGCGTGATCCGGGGAGACACGGGCCACTACGAGGCCGTCGTCGACGGTGTGACCTCCGGCGTCATCCGCCAGAGCCAGATCCATGGAAAACCGGTGATTTTTGGCGTTCTGACGGTCGACTCCCTTCAACAGGCACTTGACCGGGTCGGTGGAAAAGCCGGGGACAAGGGCCGGGAAGCGGGAGAGGCCGCCTACCGGATGGCCCAGTTGTTTCTGTCCAGAAAGAAGAAAGGAACCGCGTGAAGCCGGGATCTGCCGGAAAGAAAACGAAAGATCCGGAAGGACGCTTCCAGAGCCCTTTCCACAAGGCCCGCATCGAAGTGCTTCAATCCCTCTTTGCCGGAGAATACCTTCCGGGGGGTCCGCCTCCGTTTACCCTGACTTCGACTCTTCCAAGCCAGGCCCGTCTTTTTCGGGATCGTCTGGGAGGAACCATCCGCGAGCACCGTGCAGAAATCGACGATACGATTTCCCGCTTCTCGGTGGACTGGAGCCTCGACCGGATGGGCAGGGTCGACCGGAATATCCTGCGGATGGGAATCTGCGAAATTCTCTTTGAACCGGAGGTTCCCTTCCGGGTGACCATAGACGAATCGCTGGAACTCGCCCACCAGTTTTCCGAACCGGAAGCGGTCCGCTTCATCAACGGCATCCTTCACCGGATTGGAACGGAACTGGCCCCCGCAAAGGCTTATGCCTCTCAGGAAGACGGAAGCCCTCAACCGGAGTCCGGAGAAAAGTCGTGACCGCATCCGCCCGTTCAGAGAGATCATTTCTTCAGGATCTGCCTCCACTCCCTCCGGGGCAGGGAGATTTTTTTGACCCCTCTCCGCTCTTCCGGGTGTTTCTGATCGATGGCGGTGAGCCCTGTCTGCCGGGTGTGCTGAGCTGGGTCGACATGTGGTACTCCGGGTTGATTTCCCGCGCCCTGTCCTCCTTTTCCCGGTCGGGAAAACCCTTTCCCGATTCATTGTTGTTCGTCCCGGAATCTCCCCCGCTCCAGAGAGGGTTTCTGATCGTCCGGCGCCCGTCCCTGGGAAAAGACCCCGTCAACGGACTGATCGGGCTCCTCACCGGAATGGGGGTGGAAAAAGCTGTTCTCGACGGAACCCTCCTGACCGGGGAAGCTCTCCCGGAACCGGTCGATCCGGAAAGGTTGCCGGTCGACGCCGGAGGACGCTCCATTCTCTTTCTTTCGGATCCCGTCGGTCTGCCAGCCTCCTGTATTTTAAGGGGAAAATAAGGGGTCAGAGGGGTCCGGGCCGTCCGATCCCGGAGGGCTGATCGGGCAAGAGGAGACATTCATGGGTATTCTCCAGGGAGATGTGAAAGAATGATTGAGCGTTACACCCGCAAGGACATGGGCGCCCTGTTTGAAACAGAACATCGCCTCCGGATTTGGCTGGAAGTCGAGAAAGCCGCCACGCGCGCGCTGATGGAAAAGGGGGCGGTGGACCCCGAAGCCGCCGGGCTCTTTCTCGAATCGTCTCCCGAGATCCGGGTGCAGAGGATGGAGGAGATCGAACGGGAAACCCGCCACGACGTCATCGCCTTCCTGACGATGATCTCCGAACAGATCCCGGCGCCTGCCCGGGCGATTCTCCACTTCGGCATGACCAGCCAGGATCTTGTCGACACGGCCCAGAGTCTTTTCCTTCTCGAGGCGATCGACCTTCTGCAGCGAGAAATGGACCGTTTTTCCGGCATTCTCCGCGAGCAGGCATTGCGGCACCGGGGGACCCTGACGGTCGGCCGGTCGCACGGCGTGCACGGGGAACCCATCGTGTTCGGGGTCAAGTTCCTCTCCTGGTATTCGGAGTTTGGCCGTCATAAAGAGAGGCTCCGGCATGCCCGCGAAACAATGAGGGTCGGCAAGATGTCCGGCGCCATGGGCACAGCGGTGCATATCGACCCGTTAACAGAAGAGGCGATCCTGTTTTCCCTGGGTCTGAAACCCGAAGGGATGGCAACACAGGTTGTCGCCCGGGACAGACACGCCGAGTTTTTGTCGACCCTGGCCCTGATCGGTGCGAGCCTGGAGCGGATCGCCGTCGAAATCCGGCATCTTCAGAGAACCGAAGTCCGGGAAGTGGAGGAGCCCTTCGTTCCCGGGCAGAAAGGGTCCTCGGCAATGCCGCACAAGAGGAACCCCGTCGGGGCCGAGAACATCACCGGTCTGGCGAGACTTTTGAGGTCCTATGCCCAGGCGGCCTATGAGGATGTCGCCCTCTGGCACGAACGGGACATCAGCCACTCTTCGGTCGAGCGGGTCGTTCTGCCGGACAGCTGCATCCTGCTCGATTATATGCTTCATCGCATGGGGGGCATTCTGAAAGATCTTATTGTCTACCCCGAGCAGATGCAACGGAATCTGGATCTGACGGGAGGTCTGGTCTATTCGCAGGCGGTTCTTCTCGCACTGGTCCGGACCGGACTCCCCCGGGAAACCGCCTACCGGATTGTTCAGGATGCCGCCATGCGGACATGGAGAGGGGAGGGGCATCTCCGCGATACACTCCGGACGCATCCGGAACTGCCGGAAAGCGCGGATCCCCACCTCTGGGAAGCGGCCTTTTCCCCGGAACCTTTCATGAAGAATATCGATGCACTCTACGAACGCGTTCTCGGACCGGAGACGGGTGCCTGAACCCGCCTCTCCACCGGACAGGAAAGAACGAACGAAAGAAAGAAAGGACATCTCTTGGAAGGGCACAGGCTCTACGAAGGCAAGGCGAAAATTCTTTACGACCGCGGAGATCCCGACACCCTTGTCCAGCACTTCAAGGACGATGCCACCGCCTTCAATGCACAGAAGAAAGGGAGCATTCTCCACAAAGGGGCGATCAACTGCCAGCTGTCGGCCCATCTTTTTGAGCTTCTGGAACAGGAAGGGATTCCGACCCACTTCGTGGAACGCCTCACTCCGGTGGAGATGAAGGTCCGCCGGCTTTCCATGGTTCCCCTGGAGGTGGTTCTCCGGAACCGCTATGCGGGGTCTCTGGCCAAACGTCTGGGGCAACCCGAAGGGGGAGCCCTTCCTTTTCCTGTTCTGGAGTGGTACTACAAGCGGGACGACCTTGGAGACCCGATCGTCAACCGGGACCATATCCGGGTCCTGGGCGTGGCGTCGGAGGCGATCCTGTCGGACGTCGAACGTCTTGGCCGAAAGGTGAACGACATTCTGTCCGGATTTTTCGGCCGGAAAGACATTGTCCTGGCGGATATGAAGCTTGAGTTCGGGGTGGAGAGGTCGGGAAAAGTTCTTCTGGGGGACGAGATCAGCCCGGACACCTGCCGCTTCTGGGACGCGAAAACCGGGGAAAAGATGGACAAGGACCGGTTCCGCCGGGATCTGGGACAAATCGAAGAATATTATCTGGAACTATTCAGGAGGGTAGTCGGTCATGAACCGGAGTTCTGAACAGCAAACGCATATGGTCAAGGCCACGATCCTGATCCGGGTCCGGGAAGGGATCCTCGATCCCCAGGGGCAGGCGGTTCTCCAGGTTCTCCATGATATGGGGGAAAACGAGGTCCAGGACGTCCGGATCGGAAAGATCGTCGAGATTCTCCTGCCGGAATCCGTGGCCTCTTCCGGTAAGATCGATACCTGGTGCGCCGGATTTCTGGCGAATCCTCTCGTGGAATCCTTCGAGATTCGCTCGATCGAACCCGTTTTGCGATCATCCGTGGGTGCCTGATGGCGCGGAGAAAGCCCCCCCGCTTTTTCCTGTCGCGTCTTTTTCTCCTTCTGGCGACCGCAGGGCTCTGTGCTCTGGTCCTCGTTTTTTTCCTTATGCTTTCCGCCGAAACGGACGCCCTCCGCAAGGCCCGTTCCGTTGATCTCGGAGCGATCCGATCCCTGCAGACGCTGATGAACAGCCATCAGCCAGAAGCGGTTCCCCATCAGTTCAACCTTCTCTCCGAAATGTCGGGAGGGCGAGTTGTTCTTCTCGATCCGGACGGAAAGCCGGCCTTCCGGGACCCGTCGACCCTCCGGAAGGTGCAGTCCTTTATCCGGGTTCCCGACGCCTGGTTTCAGGCCCCTCACGGTCCCTTCGTGTTTGCCTGGCCGCCGCCCGGCGTTCCCCGGGGGCTGGCGGAGGAAGTTTCCCGGCTCGCCGCACGGAAGGGGGACCATCACCTTCTGACGAACCGTCAGGGGATTCCCACTCCCCTCCAGCCGGAAGGCGGAATGGCGGTCTGGTCCCTCCCCGTTCCGAACGCACCGTCTTGCGCCCAGTGTCACGGATTCGACCGGGAGATTCTGGGATCGGCGGTGGCCTTCGTCTCCGTTCCTTCTTTCTTTCCAGACAGGCGTCACGTCTCACTTTGGGGGTTCTGGCCATTGCCGGAGCTGAACCAGAAGATCATCTTTACCACGGTTTCGGTCTTTGCGGGCATCTTTTTTCTTTCCCTGATGGTCTTCGACGAATGGTGGATTCGCCGTCGATGGAGCAAGACCGAGTCGGAGTCGGCGCCCAAAAAGACAAAACGTCCCTCTTTAACGGAAGGCGCGAAGATCCTGCGTCCCGAAGAGGGGACAACGGAACGTCTGACCCTCGATCCTACGGATGTTCCGGATCTGTTTCACCGGATCCTTGCACTCGATCAGGAGCTTGAAAAGGAAATCGGTCTTCTGCCCCATGCCGGGATTCAGCCTTCCGGAGACTCCGCACATAAAGAGCACCTGAAAGAGGCTCTGGACCGTCTCTCCAGCTGGACGGATGCTGCCGAGCTTCTTGTGATGGACCTGGCTGCTCTCGCCTCCACCCGGCCGGACCCCCTGCTGAACAAGGCGGTGGATGCCCTGTCCCGTCTCAAGAACCAGGCACTGGATCTCGAGAGGGAACTGGAAGAGGAGAGAGAGGGGGAGGCCCGCCGGATGCCGTCCTACAACGAGCTGAAGGAAGAAGACAAGAAGTGGGTGGAAGATCTTCGGGCGGGCCTCCAGAGAATCCACGCGGAGTTGCGGGCTCTCAACGGATTGGCGAAACGATCCATGGTTCCCCCCTCTGAGACAGCTTCCGGAAAAACCTGAAGGTGCCACCTTGACCACCACTCCTCTGCTCCTGCTCCATACGGGGTTCGGATCCCGTCTCGACCATCATCTCGAATCCTTCCTGAAGACCGTTCTCCAGCAGGGCCGCCGGCGTCTTGAGCAGGGCGAGTCCGCCCTCGGGGTCACATGGTCTGTCGTGGGTCTCCTGGAGGAGTCCGGCTTCTTCAACGCCGGGCGCGGTGCCATTCCCCAGGAGGACGGTGTCGTCAGGCGGGATATCGGGACCATGGACGGGAACACACTCGGATACCTTGGAATCCCGGGCCTTACGACGATTTCCTGTCCCAGCCGGATTCTTCCTCCTTTATTCGGGAAGACTCAGCATATTCTCCTGGCCGGCGATGCCGCTTCCCGATGGCTCGTGGAAGAAGGTCTCTCCGACATTCCCGGACCTCCCCCCTTTGGAGAGAAGAGTCTGAAGACCTGGCAGGAACAGGATGACCGGGGGGGGCACGGAACGGTGGGGGCGGTGGCACGCGACCGGAACGGCCATCTGGCAGCGACGACATCCACCGGTGGAGCAGGCCGGATGCGGGCCGGACGGATTGGGGACAGCTCCATCCCCGGAGCCGGGACCTATGCCGACGATCGTCTGGGAGCCGTCTCCATGACAGGGCTTGGCGAGGTCATTCTGCAAAACGTTGCGGGGTTCCGGTTTCTCTGGGCCGTCTCAAAAGCGCCGGACCGGAGTCGGGCGGCGGAGGCGATCCGGGAGATTCTCGCGGACATCGCAGAAGGCCCTGCCTCCCGGACAGACGGCCGGATCGGGGGAATCCTGATTTCCGCCCGGCATGGACCGTTTGTCTTTCATCATCCCGGAGTCCTTCTTGCAGGGGCCTGGCGGGACGGGGAGAAGGATGTCGCCCTGAAAGACGGATGGAACGGGGGAGAGGATCCCTGCCTTCCATTCCTCTAGATCCTGTCGGTCCGGGGGAAGAACAAAAACTCCGGTTCCCGGAAAAAGAGAATCCCTCAGGATGGAGGTGCAGAACAGAAGGCCCGTGGAAGACGCCTTCTGTTCACCTTTGTGCCAGTCTGGGAGGTTGAAAATGGAGGGAATTCCCTTTCATCCGGGAAAAAGGGAATTCTTCCCGGACAGGACCCGGCGGACGTCCCGTGCGATCGTCCAGTCTTCGCGGGCTTCGAGAACCCACACGCCGACCGGAGAGTCGTCCGCAGAAATGTGTCTGTCCATCGTCTCTTTCGCTCCGGTTTCGTTCCTGCCGGAGTCCAGACGAACGCCCAGAAACTCCAGACGGTCGCAGACCGATTTCCGGAACGAAGCGGAGTGCTCGCCGATGCCTCCGGTGAACACGAGACAATCCAGGCCTCCGAGAGAGACGGAGAGCGACCCCACCGCCTGTGCCGCCCGGTAGGACGACAGTTCCACTGCCAGCGCCGCCCGGAGGTTTCCTGTTTCGGCGGATCGTTCGACGTCCCGATAATCGGAGGACACACCCGAGACTCCGAGAAGGCCGGACCGATGGTTCAGATCGGCCTCCAGTTCCCCGGGAGACAGACCTTTCCGGAGGAGAGTCAGAAGAACGCCAGGATCCAGATGTCCCGGTCTCGTTCCCATGACCAGACCGTCGAGAGGTGTCATTCCCATGGTCGTCTCGATCGACTGTCCATCGAGCAGGGCGGTTGCGGACGCTCCGTTTCCCAGGTGCAGGGCGACGGTCCTCCGGGGGCCGGCAGGCGGAACAAGAGACCGGAGGCGCCAGGCGATATAATCATAAGACAGACCATGAAACCCGAATTTCCGGATACCTTCTTTTTCAACCCAGTCGGAAGGAACGGCATAGTGCCGGGCCCTGTCCGGCAGCGTTTTGTGGAACGCTGTGTCGAACGACAGGACAACCGGAAGGCCGGGCGCTGTTCTCCGGATGGCTTCGAGGGTTTTCAGGGCCGGTTCCATATGGAGCGGAGCCAGATCGGACATTTTCCTCAGGTCCTCCATCACGGTTTCCGTCGTCAGGACGGGATCGATAAAACGATCCCCTCCGTGGACGATCCGGACTCCGAACCCGTCTGCCCGGTGCCCTTCCCGGGAATCCAGCCAGTCCCGGAGAGAACGGTCAAGGACCACCGGATCGTCATGCAGTTCGATCGTGTGAGGGGAGGGATCCCGGCCTTCCCCGTGAACAGAGAGTTTGAGAGTCGACGACCCGGGGTTGGCGATCAGAATCATGTTTTCTCCTTGTCTCGCGAATCTTGCAGAACAGCCCTGGTCTTTCACTTCGGACACGGAGGCCCGCCGCCTTGTCCGAAGTCGCCGGGGAATCGATCTGGCAATCTGACACCTTGAGGGGAGGTTCCGATGAAAAGTGCGTCCTGGCCCGACCGGCTTTTTGCTGCATGGTACGACCGGTTGATGCAAAAGATGGAGGAGAACACCTTCCGTCCTGTGCGCAAGCGACTTCTGAAACATGCCCGCGGACATGTTCTGGAAATCGGTGTGGGAACAGGGGCCAATGCCTCATTCTATGAAGACCGGTTCGTCTCCGGCAAGGTCTTTCTCGACAGCTCTTTTCCCATGTTGCAGGTGGCTCTCCGGAAGGGGATCTGTCCGCCAGGAACACTGGTTCTGGGGTCCGGATCCGAACTGCCGTTTTCGACCGGAATCTTCGATACTGTCGTCGTCACACTGGTGCTCTGTTCGGTCAACCACTGGGAGCAGGCGATCCGGGAGATCCGGAGGGTCTTGAGCCCCCGGGGACATCTGATCGTGCTGGAACATGTTCAAAGCCGACATCCCGTCATCTCCTTTTTCCAGAGCGTTCTGACGCCTGTCTGGAAAATCCCGGCCCGCGGCTGTCACCTCGACCGGCCCACCGATCAGACTCTCGGTTCCTGTTTCGAGTGGATCGAACGAGACCAGATTGTCCTTTCCGGAATGCCGTTTGTGTTTGGCCGATTGACTCCCCGACCGGAACCGGAATGTTCCGGAAACATTGCCGACCATTCCCTGCCTGTCGCAGGAGAAGCACGATGAAAAAGAACAATCTTCCCGGGTATGATGACCGGACACATCCTCAAAACGTGAGGGTCACTCCCCCAAACACATTGATGGGTTCCCCCGGATAGACAAACAGTGCGTCGACATTTCCCGCGCCCGGCGTCAGGAATGCCGGTTCGTAATAATTGGTATTCAACAAGTTGTAGGCATCGAAAAAAAGCGTGGCTTTTTTATAAAGTGCGGTCTTTGGCAAGTCGTAGGACACGAGCAGATTGGTTACGAAAAAACCCGGGGCGTCCATCTGGCAATTGCAGGTTCCGCTGGGTCCGCCTGATGTGTCAATCACGTTCATCTGACCGGTATAACGTTCGTTGATGGTGATGTGCCAGGGTCCTCCCGTATAATTCAGATCCAGATTGGCAAGCTGATTCGGGACAAGAGGAAGCAGGTCTCCCGTGTTGCTGAACTCCTGGGCCGTTCCGGCCCCGTAAACGGCGCTCAGATAATACGCATGGATCAGGGCATAGTTTCCATCTACGCTGAATCCATGACCGATGACATAACGGAATTCTGTCTCGACTCCCTGGTTGTTGGCGGCCCCGGCCTGGGTGGGCAGAATATTTGTTGCACCGCTGGGAAGTGTGACCAAAGATGTCGTGAACATGTTGGTGATATAGTCGGAATACAGATCCAGGGCGACAAACCCCTTTGGAGTTTCATAGCGGGATCCCACCTGATAGTCATCAATAATTTCCGGATGAATCGTCAGGGGGAGCTCTCCGGAGGTGAGTCCGGACCAGAACTGGACGGCGGGTGCCGAATAGGACTGTCCTCCACTGGCATAAATCTTCCAATGCTCGGAGGGATAATAGTTGATTCCGATATGGGGAAGAAACACAGCGAAGTTTTCCCCGGCTGTGACGCCCCCCTCTTTTCCTCCCAGGCTGGTTATATCATTCAGCGAAGCGCCCGACAGTTGTTCGACATACTGTTCGGAGACGGCCATTTCCCGGAAACCGGCACTCAAGAGAAGCTGGTCGGTCGGCCTCCAGTGATCTTCGAGATACCCTCCCACGGTCAAGAATTCGTTTTCGGCATCCTGTTCGTAATCCAGAGCGACATTGGGCGTCAAAAGGGGCTGATTTTCATACAGGGCCTCGGCATAGGAGAGCCGGAAACCCAGATGGAGGGTGTCCCTGCTCCACAGTTTGATGTCCGATTTCACAATGTCTCCAACTTTGTAGCCCTCTCCGGCAATGTAGGAGAAATTGAACGGATTCCCGTACTGGGAACCGGCACTGCCGCTATAATCCGGAACGAGATTATTGAAGGTTGCGCCGTTGCCTCCCGGGATCGGGGTCGTTCCCGTGGAAACGACGGGAACCTGCACGACGGATTCCGGATCCAGGAGAGCAAAGGCATTGTTCTTGACCGAGATGGAAGGGGTGATCTGGTTTTCGGACTGAACCGACACCATGTACCGCTGGGAAATCCAGTTATGGTAGTAAGGAGAGTCCGGCGTATTGACGCCGGACGGATAAGTGGCATTTTCACTGTTCGGCAACCCGTTGTAAGTCGGTCCGAACGTATTGAAGT
This window harbors:
- a CDS encoding isoaspartyl peptidase/L-asparaginase yields the protein MTTTPLLLLHTGFGSRLDHHLESFLKTVLQQGRRRLEQGESALGVTWSVVGLLEESGFFNAGRGAIPQEDGVVRRDIGTMDGNTLGYLGIPGLTTISCPSRILPPLFGKTQHILLAGDAASRWLVEEGLSDIPGPPPFGEKSLKTWQEQDDRGGHGTVGAVARDRNGHLAATTSTGGAGRMRAGRIGDSSIPGAGTYADDRLGAVSMTGLGEVILQNVAGFRFLWAVSKAPDRSRAAEAIREILADIAEGPASRTDGRIGGILISARHGPFVFHHPGVLLAGAWRDGEKDVALKDGWNGGEDPCLPFL
- the ribH gene encoding 6,7-dimethyl-8-ribityllumazine synthase, with translation MEIQTIPLPTPPLVWRVLVIQSEFNSLVTDRLLSGCLDAFRDSPLLPEKVDVLRVPGAMEIPSTLSLFLPGDEYDAAVVLGCVIRGDTGHYEAVVDGVTSGVIRQSQIHGKPVIFGVLTVDSLQQALDRVGGKAGDKGREAGEAAYRMAQLFLSRKKKGTA
- the purB gene encoding adenylosuccinate lyase — protein: MIERYTRKDMGALFETEHRLRIWLEVEKAATRALMEKGAVDPEAAGLFLESSPEIRVQRMEEIERETRHDVIAFLTMISEQIPAPARAILHFGMTSQDLVDTAQSLFLLEAIDLLQREMDRFSGILREQALRHRGTLTVGRSHGVHGEPIVFGVKFLSWYSEFGRHKERLRHARETMRVGKMSGAMGTAVHIDPLTEEAILFSLGLKPEGMATQVVARDRHAEFLSTLALIGASLERIAVEIRHLQRTEVREVEEPFVPGQKGSSAMPHKRNPVGAENITGLARLLRSYAQAAYEDVALWHERDISHSSVERVVLPDSCILLDYMLHRMGGILKDLIVYPEQMQRNLDLTGGLVYSQAVLLALVRTGLPRETAYRIVQDAAMRTWRGEGHLRDTLRTHPELPESADPHLWEAAFSPEPFMKNIDALYERVLGPETGA
- the purS gene encoding phosphoribosylformylglycinamidine synthase subunit PurS; the encoded protein is MNRSSEQQTHMVKATILIRVREGILDPQGQAVLQVLHDMGENEVQDVRIGKIVEILLPESVASSGKIDTWCAGFLANPLVESFEIRSIEPVLRSSVGA
- a CDS encoding bifunctional 3,4-dihydroxy-2-butanone-4-phosphate synthase/GTP cyclohydrolase II, whose protein sequence is MPTISIEEAIDRIRNGRMIILTDDEDRENEGDFVIAGQFATPEAINFMAKHGRGLICVTMSAEKADSLRLEPMTPVNEASFGTDFTISVDARDGISTGISAFDRAHTIQTIVRPDAKPSDLVRPGHIFPIRAKEGGVLKRAGQTEGSVDLAILAGIIPIGVICEILNEDGSMARFPDLEKVSREHDIPIATIRDLIAYRMKEEKLVVQVAEAELPTEFGEFRAIVFEDKVEQGPHIALVKGTIDPQKPVLVRVHSSCLTGDVFHSHRCDCGPQLREAMRMIEKEGTGVILYMNQEGRGIGLANKIKAYKLQDQGYDTVEANIKLGFKDDLRDYGIGAQILCQLGARKLRLMTNNPRKIVGLTGYGLEMVDRVPVEITPEDRNRRYLKTKKDKLGHLLSKI
- a CDS encoding acetate/propionate family kinase, which gives rise to MILIANPGSSTLKLSVHGEGRDPSPHTIELHDDPVVLDRSLRDWLDSREGHRADGFGVRIVHGGDRFIDPVLTTETVMEDLRKMSDLAPLHMEPALKTLEAIRRTAPGLPVVLSFDTAFHKTLPDRARHYAVPSDWVEKEGIRKFGFHGLSYDYIAWRLRSLVPPAGPRRTVALHLGNGASATALLDGQSIETTMGMTPLDGLVMGTRPGHLDPGVLLTLLRKGLSPGELEADLNHRSGLLGVSGVSSDYRDVERSAETGNLRAALAVELSSYRAAQAVGSLSVSLGGLDCLVFTGGIGEHSASFRKSVCDRLEFLGVRLDSGRNETGAKETMDRHISADDSPVGVWVLEAREDWTIARDVRRVLSGKNSLFPG
- the nusB gene encoding transcription antitermination factor NusB, which produces MKPGSAGKKTKDPEGRFQSPFHKARIEVLQSLFAGEYLPGGPPPFTLTSTLPSQARLFRDRLGGTIREHRAEIDDTISRFSVDWSLDRMGRVDRNILRMGICEILFEPEVPFRVTIDESLELAHQFSEPEAVRFINGILHRIGTELAPAKAYASQEDGSPQPESGEKS
- a CDS encoding NAD+ synthase, coding for MRKLKLALAQTNPIVGDIPGNLAHIKDMIVQARSEHVDVVVFPELALTGYPPEDLLLKPSFIDKNLRALDELLGFAPELLVLVGFVDRQDDIYNAAAVLHGGKLHGIYRKQYLPNYGVFDENRYFQEGVESPVLEYRSARLGINICEDIWYPKGPLYTQTLMGDAECILNLSASPFHAGKREVRENMLCTRAVDSACYIAYVNMVGGQDELVFDGQSLVISPDGEIESRGKAFQEDLLITEIDLDHVFRVRLHDPRRRKDRLSQSLDRPQWNQDDVLVRWKIEEPGRRQASGGTLQEKKVLVKSPYTQPLDRLAEIYEALVTGVRDYVRKNSFREVLVGLSGGIDSALVAAIATDALGPEHVHGLFMPSMFTSQESYEDVLKLSGTLKVQVETIPIAAAFEQFLQILSPHFQDRPRDTAEENLQSRIRGLLLMALSNKFHWLVLTTGNKSEMSVGYQTLYGDMAGGFSVLKDVPKTLVYDLADFLNTRRADIIPHRIIEKAPTAELRPNQKDLDSLPPYEILDPIMEAYVEDDQGFEEIIGKGFDPATVARVLSLIDKSEYKRRQSPPGIKLTLRAFGKDWRVPITNRFKEI
- the purC gene encoding phosphoribosylaminoimidazolesuccinocarboxamide synthase: MEGHRLYEGKAKILYDRGDPDTLVQHFKDDATAFNAQKKGSILHKGAINCQLSAHLFELLEQEGIPTHFVERLTPVEMKVRRLSMVPLEVVLRNRYAGSLAKRLGQPEGGALPFPVLEWYYKRDDLGDPIVNRDHIRVLGVASEAILSDVERLGRKVNDILSGFFGRKDIVLADMKLEFGVERSGKVLLGDEISPDTCRFWDAKTGEKMDKDRFRRDLGQIEEYYLELFRRVVGHEPEF